The following DNA comes from Epinephelus lanceolatus isolate andai-2023 chromosome 1, ASM4190304v1, whole genome shotgun sequence.
AGTGAAATACATGAGGTTTTCACGTGTTCCGCTTCCAATGGTTGGCAATTATAATTTCTAATATCAGTGTCCGGGCTGTAACAAGTCGTCTCAGTATCATTGGTGGCTCATAAAAAGGCAGCAATAACTACACGgatgtcttttattttggtgtttaaaggtcccatataaTGCTTATTCataggttcatacttgtacttggggtttctactagaacctGTTTTCActctttaattaaataaatatatattattttcctcatactgtcaaCCTGAATGTACTGGTATTCACCCAAAGTCTGAAACGCTCAGTTTGACCACCCGTCTCTTTAAGCTCTtctcctgaaaaagcccagtctgctttgATTGGTCAGTTTTATCAGGTCTTGAtggcattttaataaaatgtacttCTTCAGTCTCCTCATAATGAGACATTGTTCTTCATTCATTTCATGAACGCATCTCCAcagaagtttcagctgtgtTTATCGATCTTCAGGTGTGATTTGGGTAAAATTTTCCCCACATGCTGCAAACATGTGACTCCTCACTTCCAGAGTTCTTGTGTGTTTTGACCATGAACCAGAACTGACATGTCTCCtacttgtttttaaaacacaaggCCACTTGACTGTGTGAGATCTTATATGCCTTTTTACTTGAGACACATCAAAGTCTCTTTTCCTGCAGGTCTTGGAGAGTTATgacttctcacctgtgtggattctcatgtggGTCGTCAGGCTACTTTTACATCTCAAAGCTTTCTCACATGTTGTGCAAGTaaatggcttctcacctgtgtggattgtGTGTGATGTTTGAAATGTTACTCTGATCGTCAGTGTGACAAAAGAAATCCTGTGCTAACAATGTTatcgttttttattttttattttaataaaatcattaaGGTTTCATTTTCTAAAGTCAGCTGCTGTAGTGTACCTCCTCTAAATGTGGTCCGGCCAAACTGAGCTCTGGCCAACCTGCATTCTGATGACGGTGGCTTCTGTGTGCATCTACACCTACAACACGGTGTCTGCAGATATAACCAAGGTCAATttcagactttttaagacctttttaatccCACCTTATATGGAATTTCATAAATGAtacttattattgtaatattcagaaaaatacaacaaggaaacaaattatttttctttggtCTGTACGATGATTGTAAACTGTCAttgggtctgtcaggctggagaaattttcacagtaatgtaaccaaaaatatttaaaacctattgaatctgaatttaagacaatttaagaccttttaaggccttatattaagaaaacttaatttcagacattttaagacattttaaaggagctgtagacaccctgacaaAAGATCACAGCAACAGGACAAATCTTCTGGGATCAGTTTATTACTGTGCTCACTGCAAAATCAGTCATACTTTGAATCACAGGTTCCgctcacattttcatggacaatatttccaaactttttcatgacttttcaaggactcataatgaagaattttctttttctttccccacTTGCCCAGCGTTTTTCAAACATCAGATTCAAACTGTGTAAACATAATTGGCACACAGGAAGGGAGAGACAAACTGAGggagaaaataacaaaacacacctgatagtaaacaaacactgtcacACATCGACACATATTAAAGCTACATTAAGACACCAGCTTCAGAAAATGAATTTgccattatgttacattatatgGAGTTAATTGTTTAACTTAGGTTCAGGAGCAGGACCAAGCCTCAACCACTCCTCTAATCACCTGACTAACATATATATACCAGCACAGCTCTACCACAGGCCTCTCAGATCTCTCGAACCCACCctccctccccttctgttcctctctcttgtcAATCTGCTGTGTACCTCTCCTCATCTCATTCTAGGCATCGACTGGGGGGCTTCCTAACAGCACGGGCTCATCAGAACTCGAGACggaacccccacactgagtcCCTCCGCCCACATCTACACCTCACCCAGTCCGACCGTCCGATGACGTCATCTCCATCCCGTTCATTCACCTGCCAATCTGCACTCCCCCATTCATCACCACCCCATTCATAACCATTTTCTGACAGTCACATCCTTATTAAATCTTTAAACTGCATATCGTTGTGGTGTGGTCCTTGCTAGTGAAATGGAGGGTTACCCACTGAAGATGATTCTAATAATTTCACTATACACAAACAAGTTCTGTGACTTATAATGATTTTGACTAATTCTATGACTTtcccaggttttccatgactctTTCAAGTATAAAATTCATTCAGACTTTAAAGCAGTCTCCTCCTTTTGTTCTTTATCTCACTAGTTTAACTTTTCCAGACCTGCaatttcaattaaaattcaGGATTTGGACTTCACTCCCCACTTTTCTTAGCATGCTTTATGGAACAGGCCTCTGAAAGCTCTGccacatgttttgcatgtaaacagtcTCTCTCCTGTATATGTGTGACTTCAACTGGAACCTCTGTGCTCAAGTGATGGACCTTTACACCTGTGTGCGTTCTCATGTGGAGTGTCAAGTTACATCTAAATCTGAAGTGtctcccacatgttttgcaagtaTACGGCTTCTCCCCAgtgtgagtcctcatgtggaTTTTTACGTCACCGTTACGTCCGAAAGCTCTCCCACATACTTTACAagtatacggcttctcacctgtgtggattgtCATGTGCCTCGTCAATGTGGACACATCCCTGAATCttttcccacatgttttgcaagtaTACGGcctctcacctgtgtgggttcTCATGTGGACTTTCACGTCACCATAACGTCTGAAAGCTCTCCCACATACTTGACAAGTATagggcttctcacctgtgtggattctaaTGTGACTTTCCAATCCTGACTTACTACTGAGTCttttcccacatgttttgcaagaaaacggcttctcacctgtgtggctgTTCAGGTGTCTCTGCAATTTTGACTTGCACTCAAAAACTTTACCActtatttcacattttaaaggttttttaCCTGTATTTAAGTTTATCACAGCAGAGGTGTGTGGACTGTTACTGTTCATTTCACTTTCAtgatgtcttttctctgcttgaaGCTCTGTGTTTCTAGTTGATCCTGAGTCTCCATGCTGGTATTCTTCCTCATCTTGGCTCTCAGCTACATCAGAGTTGTGACAGAGCAGCTGGTGCTCACTGGTTGGTATCACAGAACTTATAACTGGTATAATGACAACAGACTCTTTCTCTGCTGCACTTTGAGTGTCATCATGAATGAAGTCCAGAGTCTGATCTTCACTCTGCTCACTTTCCTCATCAGCAGGAGTCAACATGAAGCCATCAGTCTCctgcttcactacaagctgctctccctcctgactgctgcacacttcctcctcttcctctttaatctgtggaggctctggctcctcttggtccacactggacttcctctcctcaatacagagctgctgctcagggacaacctcctcctccttacacacatgttgctgtgggagctctggaggGACACACAACACCACCAACAGCATACTTATGTCATGCTACAGCAAATATACACACGCCACAGTAAATATGTCCTAATTCAACTTtacacacctgtcctgtgtaactttatttcaggcTTCAAAACGATATCCAATAGTCTGCGCTGACGATCGATCTCTTCCTCGTACTCGACGATGCTTCTTTTAAAAACTCccaatatttcttcagcagcagcagttagtcgctcgttgacaaactctctcaaaaactcaactgaacacattgttgtctaatgtaggctacagtaaatGTGGCTCGAGGTTTAACTCATAGATTAATCTCCCTAAGTTAACTCAGTCATTTGGGAAACGCGGCTGACGCCTTTGTCATGTTtactccttcttcttcttcttcgtcgtcttcttcttcttcttctgcttctttttcttcttctatggAGTTTATTGGAGGTTGGCAACCAACTTGAAGGTGCCTTACCGCCACCTCCTGGACCGGAGTGTGGGACAGTAGATttgtagacaaaaaaaaagggaaattaaaTCCTCTCCATCAGCCTTGTAT
Coding sequences within:
- the LOC144464493 gene encoding uncharacterized protein LOC144464493, with the translated sequence MCSVEFLREFVNERLTAAAEEILGVFKRSIVEYEEEIDRQRRLLDIVLKPEIKLHRTELPQQHVCKEEEVVPEQQLCIEERKSSVDQEEPEPPQIKEEEEEVCSSQEGEQLVVKQETDGFMLTPADEESEQSEDQTLDFIHDDTQSAAEKESVVIIPVISSVIPTSEHQLLCHNSDVAESQDEEEYQHGDSGSTRNTELQAEKRHHESEMNSNSPHTSAVINLNTGKKPLKCEISGKVFECKSKLQRHLNSHTGEKPFSCKTCGKRLSSKSGLESHIRIHTGEKPYTCQVCGRAFRRYGDVKVHMRTHTGERPYTCKTCGKRFRDVSTLTRHMTIHTGEKPYTCKVCGRAFGRNGDVKIHMRTHTGEKPYTCKTCGRHFRFRCNLTLHMRTHTGVKVHHLSTEVPVEVTHIQERDCLHAKHVAELSEACSIKHAKKSGE